The Saccopteryx leptura isolate mSacLep1 chromosome 2, mSacLep1_pri_phased_curated, whole genome shotgun sequence genome has a window encoding:
- the OR6V1 gene encoding olfactory receptor 6V1 yields MANLSQPSEFVLLGFSSLGELQVLLYGPFLMLYLLALVGNILIIVTVIADTHLQTPMYFFLGNFSLLEILVTMTVMPRMLSDLLGPHRVISFSGCLAQFYFYFSLGSACFLILADMALDRFVAICRPLRYGTVMSWAVCVRLAGAAWAAPFLAMVPTVLSRVRLNYCHGNVINHFFCDNTPLLQLSCSDTSLLEFWDFVMALAFVLSSFLVTLISYGYIVTTVLRMPSASGRQKAFSTCGSHLTLVFIGYSSIIFLYVRPGKAHSVDVNKAVALVTSVLTPFLNPFILTLRNDTFKVVLRGRMQRLRGFHKALQ; encoded by the coding sequence ATGGCAAATCTGAGCCAGCCTTCCGAATTTGTCCTCCTGGGCTTCTCATCCTTGGGTGAGCTGCAGGTTCTGCTGTACGGGCCCTTCCTCATGCTTTATCTCCTTGCTCTCGTGGGAAACATTCTCATCATAGTCACAGTCATCGCTGACACCCACCTCCAGActcccatgtacttcttcctgggcAATTTCTCTCTGCTGGAGATCCTGGTGACCATGACTGTGATGCCCAGGATGCTCTCAGACCTGCTGGGCCCCCACAGAGTCATCTCGTTCAGTGGCTGCCTGGCCCAGTTCTACTTCTACTTCTCCCTCGGGTCCGCCTGCTTCCTCATCCTGGCGGACATGGCCCTCGACCGCTTTGTGGCCATCTGCCGCCCACTGCGCTATGGCACGGTGATGAGCTGGGCTGTGTGTGTCCGGCTGGCAGGGGCTGCCTGGGCAGCTCCCTTCCTGGCCATGGTACCCACTGTCCTCTCCCGGGTTCGCCTCAATTATTGCCATGGCAATGTCATTAACCACTTCTTCTGTGACAACACACCTCTGCTGCAGCTGTCCTGCTCAGACACCAGCCTGCTGGAATTCTGGGACTTCGTCATGGCCTTGGCCTTTGTCCTCAGCTCCTTCCTGGTAACCCTCATCTCCTATGGCTACATTGTGACCACCGTGCTGCGGATGCCCTCAGCCAGTGGCCGCCAGAAGGCTTTCTCCACATGCGGGTCTCACCTGACCCTGGTCTTCATCGGCTACAGCAGCATCATCTTCCTGTACGTCAGGCCGGGCAAGGCCCACTCTGTAGACGTCAACAAGGCCGTAGCCTTGGTGACATCAGTCCTCACTCCCTTCCTCAACCCCTTTATCCTGACCCTCCGCAATGACACATTCAAGGTGGTGCTGCGGGGACGGATGCAGAGGCTGAGAGGCTTCCACAAGGCGCTACAGTGA